Sequence from the Rubrobacter calidifluminis genome:
GGGAGGGGGCGTTCTGTCGGATAGGAAGCTCAGGACGCTGGTGCCACTGTACGGGGCATGTCTCAGCGCGGGGACTTCTTTCAGCGTGATGTTCACCGGAGACCTGCGGGGGGAGGCGGGTGGGCTTCTGGGGCTGAGCGGGAGCGCGTTCGCGCTTTTTGCCGGGGCTGTCCTCGTCGGCGTGATGTCCGCTTCGGTCCGCCGCCGGCGGATGATTCTGACCGTCGTGTGCGGGGCGCTCTACACCCTGGTCTCCGTCTACGGCTTCCCGCCGCTCTCTCCTTCCGGGTGGAGGGCGCTCGGCCTGGAGATGGCCCGCGACGTCTACGAGGCGGCTGGGATGATGTACCTGGAGAAGGTCCCCTACGACCTCGCCCCGGGACTGTTCTTGATCTTCCTGCCGCTGGTGGTCCTGCTCGGCGCCACGGCCACCGCTACCACCCTCCGGGCCGGGAGCCCGGTCCTCTCCATGGTGCTGCTCGGGCTCTCCATCGGCGTGGTGAGCACGGTGAGCTTCGAGGACGGTATCGGGCCGTACTTCGCGTCTTTCGTGGTCTGTGCTGTGCTCCTGATCTCCGCCGAATCCTCCGGGCCTGTCGGCGGGCGGCGGATAGGGCGCGAGTTGGGACGAGGGGAGTTCGTGGTGCTTGCCATCTCCGGGCTCGTGTTGGCTCTTCCACGCCTGCCGCTTCTCGACCGCCTGATACGCCCGGGGCTCGTCGACTGGACCAAGCTCGGCACGAGCCTCCGGCAGACCTCGCGGCTCTCCGCCCAGGCCGACGTCGGCAATTACCTCTCCGCCGGGCGTGAGGCAAGATTGATGAAGGTCCGGAGTAGCCGGCCGCTGTTCTGGCGCGGGGGCACGCTGGACCATTTCGACGGATTCAGGTGGTCGAGCACGGTTGGGGCAGAGGAGGGTGTCGGGACTGACATCTACCCGGGCGTCGAGACGGAGGACGTCTTCCAGATCTTCGAGATCCTGGACGCCCAGACGAACCTGATCTTTGGGGGTTACGAGATAGTCGAGACCTCGGTGCCCGGCGCGCGCCGCCACGCCGACGGCTCGTGGTACGTCGGCCATACCCTGCAGAAGGGGACCTACTACAGGGTACTCTCCAGGGTTCCCCAGCCGACCGCCCTGCAGCTGCAGCTCGCCGGGACGGATTATCCCGGTGTCGTGAGGGAGAAATACCTGCAGCTTCCGGACGGTCTGCCCGAGAACCTCGTCAGGGTTGAGAGGGAGATCCTGCGCCGCTATGGCCCGCGCACCCCTTACGACAAGGCGCGCGCGGTCTACAGCTACCTCAAGTACGATGGCGGCTTCACCTACAATCTTAACGTCAACTACAAGGCCGGCAGCGAGCTGCAGGAGTTCCTCGCGCGCAGGGAGGGGTTCTGCACCCAGTTCTCGAGCACGATGGCGCTCATATGCCGCAGGCTCGGGGTACCCACGCGCAACGTCTACGGTGCGACGACCGGGCAGATGATCCGTCCTGATGAATACCTCGTCAGGGGCGAGAACATGCACACCTGGGTCGAGGTCTACTTCCCTGGCGTCGGCTGGTATCCTTTCGACCCGACGCCGGGCTTCGTGGTGACGTCTGCGATGGATAGGAACGCTCCTGCCCCACAACCCCAGGTTTCTCCGGCGCAGGAGGACCAGGTGCCCAACTCTCCGGGCTACCAGCGGCAGCTGCACGAGGCCTACAACGGCCCCTCGCAGGAGAACTCGAAAGGCAAGGAGAAGACGCGGGCTAAAAGCGGCACGCGCCACCGT
This genomic interval carries:
- a CDS encoding DUF3488 and transglutaminase-like domain-containing protein, with product GGGVLSDRKLRTLVPLYGACLSAGTSFSVMFTGDLRGEAGGLLGLSGSAFALFAGAVLVGVMSASVRRRRMILTVVCGALYTLVSVYGFPPLSPSGWRALGLEMARDVYEAAGMMYLEKVPYDLAPGLFLIFLPLVVLLGATATATTLRAGSPVLSMVLLGLSIGVVSTVSFEDGIGPYFASFVVCAVLLISAESSGPVGGRRIGRELGRGEFVVLAISGLVLALPRLPLLDRLIRPGLVDWTKLGTSLRQTSRLSAQADVGNYLSAGREARLMKVRSSRPLFWRGGTLDHFDGFRWSSTVGAEEGVGTDIYPGVETEDVFQIFEILDAQTNLIFGGYEIVETSVPGARRHADGSWYVGHTLQKGTYYRVLSRVPQPTALQLQLAGTDYPGVVREKYLQLPDGLPENLVRVEREILRRYGPRTPYDKARAVYSYLKYDGGFTYNLNVNYKAGSELQEFLARREGFCTQFSSTMALICRRLGVPTRNVYGATTGQMIRPDEYLVRGENMHTWVEVYFPGVGWYPFDPTPGFVVTSAMDRNAPAPQPQVSPAQEDQVPNSPGYQRQLHEAYNGPSQENSKGKEKTRAKSGTRHRRRSPRRSDEQEGGALPWEILPAILVALLAASPLSKRALVRGEAPETLYRDLVGRLEDVLPPGRAGIADSPAFTPTERLRLLAAETSLDEKPFEEFAGYYSGYLYGDDAGVDRAKIVRAYRRALRAFDALPRWRRTTGLFNPTSLVHRAGGSARRRLGGLLKKTLPARLRRAKEALRRALGR